In Streptomyces sp. NBC_00091, the following proteins share a genomic window:
- a CDS encoding AIM24 family protein encodes MNQQLAGYAPTPVTARMENHGRAMLKVAMQSGQDLFARTGSMVAYEGFVQYEPNPPAVRQMASQWLTGEGAPLMKCTGDGLLYLADYGADVVCINLNNDALSVNGTNLLAFDAHLQWGVERVKGMAKFAGQGLFNVQVAGTGWVAITSRGTPIVVDCGRGEDETYVDPDALVAWSPNLKVKGKRSFKASSMIGRGSGEAYQMAFSGQGVVVVQPSEDSTDRLRTRG; translated from the coding sequence ATGAACCAGCAGCTCGCGGGCTACGCCCCCACCCCCGTCACGGCCCGCATGGAGAACCACGGCCGCGCCATGCTCAAGGTCGCCATGCAGAGCGGCCAGGACCTCTTCGCCCGCACCGGCTCGATGGTCGCCTACGAGGGCTTCGTCCAGTACGAGCCCAACCCGCCCGCCGTCCGCCAGATGGCCTCGCAGTGGCTGACCGGCGAGGGCGCCCCCCTGATGAAGTGCACCGGTGACGGGCTGCTCTACCTCGCCGACTACGGCGCCGACGTCGTCTGCATCAACCTCAACAACGACGCCCTCTCCGTCAACGGCACCAACCTCCTCGCCTTCGACGCCCACCTCCAGTGGGGCGTCGAGCGGGTCAAGGGCATGGCGAAGTTCGCCGGCCAGGGCCTCTTCAACGTCCAGGTCGCCGGTACCGGCTGGGTCGCCATCACCTCCCGCGGCACCCCGATCGTGGTCGACTGCGGCCGCGGCGAGGACGAGACGTACGTGGACCCGGACGCGCTCGTCGCCTGGTCCCCGAACCTCAAGGTCAAGGGGAAGCGCAGCTTCAAGGCCTCGTCGATGATCGGCCGGGGCAGCGGGGAGGCCTACCAGATGGCCTTCTCCGGCCAGGGCGTCGTCGTCGTACAGCCCAGTGAGGACAGCACCGACCGGCTCCGGACCCGGGGCTGA
- a CDS encoding TerD family protein yields MAREFQRGHKAKISDLTAGTDLYVGVQIAGPGLSFDISCFGLDANEQLSDDRYFVFYNQPKSPEESIQQLGPQAGDTESFRVTLDRVPAAIHKLSFTATLDGAGQMSQIGPGYIRIVAGGEEVVRYSFTGSEFSTERALMIGDFYLKDVWRFAAVGQGFDGGLAALLKNFGGEVAEEEAQPEPQAPAQQQAAAPGFAPPAQAAAPAPAPSFGAPVQQPPAPVPPAPAPAAPAPYAPPQQQPPAAQPPAPAPVHSAPTMVAPLGAPAPAPAAPYGQPPHPPQQPGPPSYGQQPSYGAQVPPPAPAPAPYGQPPQPSYGQIPGQQPPPPYGQAPQAAAAAGPGLAAALQPYKEAPTGARWTPQNQQLMRVDLAMGGQAVLARQGSMVLYQGKVDFSYKGAGFAGRIVGNATGQEMQLMRCTGRGQVFLAENGAHLHAIELQGDGICVSAESVLAFDESLQHEVRRIEGHGIPGGALFTMQFQGTGTVIVKTHGAPVVLPVTPTTFADSNAIVAWSAASQVIISSQVRLRRNAYPGHSGETVNLQFRGAPGNFIVVQPYEV; encoded by the coding sequence ATGGCCAGGGAATTCCAACGCGGCCACAAGGCCAAGATCAGTGATCTGACGGCGGGCACCGATCTGTACGTGGGCGTCCAGATCGCCGGGCCCGGACTGTCCTTCGACATCAGCTGCTTCGGCCTCGACGCCAACGAGCAGCTGTCGGACGACCGCTACTTCGTCTTCTACAACCAGCCGAAGTCGCCCGAGGAGTCCATCCAGCAGCTCGGCCCGCAGGCCGGCGACACGGAATCCTTCCGGGTGACCCTCGACCGCGTGCCCGCGGCCATCCACAAGCTCTCCTTCACCGCCACCCTCGACGGCGCCGGGCAGATGTCGCAGATCGGCCCCGGCTACATCCGGATCGTGGCCGGCGGCGAGGAAGTCGTCCGGTACTCCTTCACGGGCTCGGAGTTCAGCACCGAACGCGCGCTGATGATCGGCGACTTCTACCTGAAGGACGTGTGGCGCTTCGCCGCCGTCGGCCAGGGCTTCGACGGCGGGCTCGCCGCGCTGCTGAAGAACTTCGGCGGCGAGGTCGCCGAGGAGGAGGCGCAGCCGGAGCCGCAGGCACCGGCCCAGCAGCAGGCCGCCGCGCCCGGGTTCGCCCCGCCGGCACAGGCCGCCGCCCCGGCGCCGGCCCCGTCCTTCGGCGCCCCGGTCCAGCAGCCGCCCGCCCCCGTGCCGCCCGCTCCTGCGCCGGCCGCCCCCGCGCCGTACGCCCCGCCACAGCAGCAGCCCCCGGCCGCCCAGCCCCCGGCGCCCGCGCCCGTGCACTCGGCCCCGACCATGGTCGCCCCGCTCGGTGCGCCCGCGCCCGCCCCCGCGGCCCCGTACGGCCAGCCGCCCCACCCGCCGCAGCAGCCCGGCCCGCCCTCGTACGGGCAGCAGCCCTCCTACGGCGCCCAGGTCCCGCCCCCGGCCCCGGCCCCCGCGCCCTACGGCCAGCCGCCGCAGCCCTCGTACGGCCAGATCCCGGGCCAGCAGCCCCCGCCGCCCTACGGCCAGGCCCCGCAGGCCGCCGCCGCAGCCGGCCCCGGCCTCGCCGCCGCCCTCCAGCCGTACAAGGAAGCCCCCACCGGCGCCCGCTGGACCCCGCAGAACCAGCAGCTCATGCGGGTCGACCTGGCGATGGGCGGCCAGGCCGTCCTCGCCCGCCAGGGCAGCATGGTCCTGTACCAGGGCAAGGTCGACTTCAGCTACAAGGGCGCGGGCTTCGCCGGCCGCATCGTCGGCAACGCCACCGGCCAGGAGATGCAGCTGATGCGCTGCACCGGCCGCGGCCAGGTCTTCCTCGCCGAGAACGGCGCCCACCTGCACGCCATCGAGCTCCAGGGCGACGGCATCTGCGTCTCCGCCGAGAGCGTCCTCGCCTTCGACGAGTCCCTCCAGCACGAGGTCCGCCGCATCGAGGGCCACGGCATCCCCGGCGGAGCCCTGTTCACCATGCAGTTCCAGGGCACGGGCACAGTGATCGTCAAGACGCACGGCGCCCCCGTCGTACTGCCCGTCACCCCCACCACCTTCGCGGACAGCAACGCCATCGTCGCCTGGTCGGCCGCCTCGCAGGTGATCATTTCCAGCCAGGTCCGGCTGCGCCGCAACGCCTACCCGGGCCACAGCGGGGAGACCGTGAACCTCCAGTTCCGCGGCGCCCCCGGCAACTTCATCGTCGTCCAGCCGTACGAGGTCTGA
- a CDS encoding M48 family metallopeptidase, with protein sequence MSADPPQRAVEVRRSARRRRTVSAYREGERTVVLIPARMSEAEERRWVGVMLDKLAAQESKRTLGDTELTERAERLSEQYFIGRARPRSVRWVTNQNTRWGSCTPAEGSIRLSHRLQGMPEYVVDYVLLHELAHLLVPGHGPKFWELLEAYPKTERARGFLEGVVAAERLPRIPAARED encoded by the coding sequence GTGTCAGCCGACCCGCCACAGCGAGCCGTCGAAGTCCGCCGGAGCGCGCGCCGCCGCAGGACCGTGTCCGCCTACCGCGAGGGCGAGCGGACGGTCGTCCTGATCCCCGCCCGGATGTCCGAGGCGGAGGAGCGGCGCTGGGTGGGCGTCATGCTCGACAAACTCGCCGCCCAGGAGAGCAAGCGCACCCTCGGCGACACGGAACTCACCGAGCGCGCGGAGCGTTTGTCCGAGCAGTACTTCATCGGTCGCGCCCGCCCCCGCTCGGTCCGCTGGGTCACCAACCAGAACACCCGCTGGGGTTCCTGCACCCCCGCCGAAGGCAGCATCCGGCTCTCCCACCGCCTCCAGGGCATGCCGGAGTACGTCGTCGACTACGTGCTGCTGCACGAGCTGGCGCACCTCCTCGTACCCGGCCACGGCCCCAAGTTCTGGGAGCTGCTGGAGGCCTACCCGAAGACCGAACGGGCGCGCGGATTCCTCGAAGGAGTGGTCGCGGCGGAGCGCCTGCCCCGCATTCCGGCAGCCCGCGAGGATTGA
- a CDS encoding ThiF family adenylyltransferase, which yields MYPKVKPALARAWRDLQTVQFGVTPAHAVVLGPLDTATGSLIDRIDGTRGMELLRAEAGGMGLPEGQVDGLVRRLAGAGLLDDLTAGGPRAQAVRRRPEALERLGPDLGSLSLVHREPGGDLRGIAARRAVRVQVRGSGRVGAVIAAVLAGAGVGRVEVLDGGRVEAADVAPGGLDPGSVGRLRAEAARALVRESAPARAPGAGDPEGPGPELALVVVAPRDGLQAWAPDPATAADWVATGTPHLYAGVLEGTGLVGPLVLPGATACAGCMERDRVDRDPAWPRMLVQWRSAHRRRETAACDLGLSTAVAGLAAAHALAFLDGQLPASTATRWEAALPGLHWEHSALRPHPDCPCAAAAPAADVGAGVEAGVGAGVGAVRS from the coding sequence ATGTATCCGAAGGTGAAGCCGGCGCTGGCGCGGGCGTGGCGGGATCTGCAGACGGTCCAGTTCGGGGTGACTCCCGCCCACGCGGTGGTGCTCGGACCGCTGGACACGGCGACCGGGTCGCTCATCGACCGGATCGACGGGACGCGGGGGATGGAGCTGCTGCGGGCCGAGGCGGGCGGGATGGGGCTTCCGGAGGGACAGGTGGACGGGCTGGTCCGGCGGCTCGCGGGGGCCGGGCTGCTCGACGACCTCACCGCCGGAGGGCCGCGGGCGCAGGCCGTGCGGCGCCGGCCGGAGGCGCTGGAGCGGCTGGGGCCCGATCTGGGCTCGCTCTCGCTGGTGCACCGGGAGCCGGGTGGCGACCTGCGGGGGATCGCGGCGCGCAGGGCGGTACGGGTCCAGGTGCGCGGGAGCGGCCGGGTGGGGGCGGTGATCGCCGCCGTGCTGGCGGGGGCCGGGGTGGGCCGGGTCGAGGTGCTCGACGGGGGGCGGGTGGAGGCGGCCGACGTGGCGCCGGGCGGGCTGGATCCGGGGAGCGTGGGCCGGCTGCGGGCGGAGGCGGCCCGCGCGCTCGTACGGGAGTCGGCCCCGGCACGGGCTCCGGGCGCGGGCGACCCCGAGGGGCCGGGGCCGGAGCTGGCGCTGGTGGTGGTCGCGCCCCGGGACGGCCTCCAGGCGTGGGCCCCCGATCCGGCGACGGCCGCCGACTGGGTGGCGACGGGCACCCCGCACCTGTACGCGGGGGTGCTCGAGGGGACGGGGCTGGTCGGGCCCCTGGTACTGCCCGGGGCCACGGCCTGCGCGGGGTGCATGGAGCGCGACCGCGTCGACCGGGATCCGGCCTGGCCGCGGATGCTGGTCCAGTGGCGCTCGGCGCACCGCCGCCGGGAGACGGCCGCCTGCGACCTGGGGCTGTCGACGGCGGTGGCCGGCCTGGCGGCGGCGCACGCCCTGGCCTTCCTCGACGGGCAGCTCCCCGCTTCCACGGCCACCCGCTGGGAGGCCGCCCTGCCCGGGCTGCACTGGGAGCACTCCGCGCTGCGGCCGCATCCGGACTGCCCCTGCGCGGCGGCGGCCCCTGCCGCGGACGTCGGGGCGGGCGTTGAGGCGGGCGTCGGGGCGGGCGTTGGGGCGGTGCGGTCGTGA
- a CDS encoding AarF/ABC1/UbiB kinase family protein, translating to MSDLPRKAVTRTVKLAALPLGIAGRATWGLGKRIGGKSAEIVARELQQRTADQLFRTLGELKGGAMKVGQALSVFESALPEEVGGPYRAALTKLQEAAPPLPAARVHQVLAERLGEDWRELFEEFEDKPAAAASIGQVHRAVWHDGRQVAVKVQYPGAGEALLSDLKQLSRFAGLLGPLVPGMDIKPLIKELRDRVSEELDYELEAEAQRTHADAFDADEDVVVPDVVYQGDQVLVTEWLEGTPLSEVITDGTQEERDRAGQLLARFLFSGPARTGLLHADPHPGNFRLMAGADGRMRLGVLDFGTVDRLPGGWPKPIGRSLRLTLDGDAEGVYGHLRDEGFVRESVELDPDAVLDYLKPIIEPAEADEFTFTRPWLRGQAARIADPRSPAHQLGRQINLPPSYLLIHRVTLSTIGVLCQLGATVRLRDELESWLPGFLPEA from the coding sequence ATGTCTGATCTTCCCCGGAAGGCGGTCACCCGCACCGTCAAGCTGGCCGCGCTACCACTCGGCATCGCGGGCCGGGCCACCTGGGGGCTGGGCAAGCGGATCGGCGGCAAGTCCGCCGAGATCGTGGCCCGCGAGCTCCAGCAGCGCACCGCCGATCAGCTGTTCCGCACGCTCGGGGAGCTGAAGGGGGGCGCGATGAAGGTCGGGCAGGCCCTTTCGGTGTTCGAGTCGGCGCTGCCCGAGGAGGTCGGCGGGCCCTACCGGGCGGCGCTGACCAAGCTTCAGGAAGCGGCCCCGCCGCTGCCCGCGGCGCGGGTCCACCAGGTGCTCGCGGAGCGGCTCGGCGAGGACTGGCGGGAGCTGTTCGAGGAGTTCGAGGACAAGCCGGCCGCGGCCGCCTCGATCGGGCAGGTGCACCGGGCGGTGTGGCACGACGGGCGGCAGGTGGCGGTCAAGGTCCAGTACCCGGGGGCCGGGGAGGCGCTGCTGTCGGACCTCAAGCAGCTGAGCCGGTTCGCCGGCCTGCTGGGTCCGCTCGTCCCGGGCATGGACATAAAGCCGCTGATCAAGGAGCTGCGCGACCGGGTCTCGGAGGAGCTGGACTACGAGCTGGAGGCCGAGGCCCAGCGCACCCACGCCGACGCCTTCGACGCCGACGAGGACGTGGTCGTCCCGGACGTGGTGTACCAGGGCGACCAGGTGCTGGTCACCGAGTGGCTGGAGGGCACCCCGCTGTCGGAGGTGATAACCGATGGCACGCAGGAGGAGCGCGACCGCGCCGGGCAGCTGCTGGCCCGGTTCCTCTTCTCCGGGCCCGCGCGCACCGGGCTGCTGCACGCCGATCCGCATCCGGGGAACTTCCGGCTCATGGCGGGGGCGGACGGCCGGATGCGCCTGGGCGTACTGGACTTCGGCACGGTGGACCGGCTGCCGGGCGGCTGGCCCAAGCCGATAGGCCGCTCGCTGCGGCTGACCCTGGACGGCGACGCCGAGGGGGTCTACGGGCACCTGCGCGACGAAGGGTTCGTCAGGGAGTCCGTCGAACTCGACCCGGACGCCGTGCTCGACTACCTCAAGCCGATCATCGAGCCCGCCGAGGCCGACGAGTTCACCTTCACCCGGCCGTGGCTGCGCGGGCAGGCGGCGCGGATCGCCGATCCGCGCTCCCCCGCCCACCAGTTGGGGCGGCAGATCAACCTGCCGCCGTCCTACCTGCTGATCCACCGGGTGACGCTGAGCACCATCGGCGTCCTGTGCCAGCTGGGCGCGACGGTGCGGCTGCGCGACGAACTGGAGTCCTGGCTGCCCGGGTTCCTGCCCGAGGCCTGA
- a CDS encoding WhiB family transcriptional regulator — protein MQLEAHAPSVPQTQTISPPAVPEASTLTPLTALTALDDAIENLGVPVPCRTFDPEVFFAESPADVEYAKSLCGTCPLVEACLAGAKERREPWGVWGGELFVQGVVVARKRPRGRPRKNPVAAA, from the coding sequence GTGCAACTCGAAGCGCACGCCCCGTCCGTACCGCAGACCCAAACGATCTCCCCGCCCGCAGTCCCGGAGGCCTCCACCTTGACCCCCCTCACCGCGCTCACCGCGCTCGACGACGCCATCGAGAACCTCGGCGTACCCGTTCCCTGCCGCACCTTCGACCCCGAGGTCTTCTTCGCCGAGTCCCCGGCCGACGTCGAGTACGCCAAGTCCCTCTGCGGCACCTGCCCGCTGGTCGAGGCCTGCCTCGCCGGCGCGAAGGAGCGCCGCGAGCCCTGGGGCGTCTGGGGCGGAGAGCTCTTCGTCCAGGGCGTGGTCGTGGCCCGCAAGCGGCCCCGTGGCCGTCCGCGCAAGAACCCGGTTGCAGCGGCATGA
- a CDS encoding ATP-dependent DNA helicase UvrD2 — protein MTAATHSSSVPAGGGAPDVDADAVLQGLDPEQREVATTLRGPVCVLAGAGTGKTRAITHRIAYGVRSGQLMPASVLAVTFTNRAAGEMRGRLRTLGAGGVQARTFHSAALRQLQYFWPRAVGGDVPRLLERKIQFVAEAGARSRVRLDRNELRDVTGEIEWAKVTQTVPADYPAAALKAGREAPRDMAEIAQIYSTYEQLKRDRGMIDFEDVLLLTVGILQDRHDIAEQIRTQYQHFVVDEYQDVSPLQQRLLELWLGERDSLCVVGDASQTIYSFTGATPDHLLNFRTRYPQATVVKLVRDYRSTPQVVHLANGLLNQARGRAAEHRLELVSQREAGPDPVYAEYPDEPTEAEGVARRVRDLITAGVPAGEIAVLYRINAQSEVYEQALADAGVPYQLRGAERFFERAEVQKAVLSLRGAARSAGNDPLLDDVVELGSQVRAVLSSTGWTAEPPTGSGAVRDQWESLAALVRLAEDFARARPGAGLAELTVELEERKAAQHAPTVQGVTLASLHAAKGLEWDAVFLVGLTDGMMPITYAKTDEQVEEERRLLYVGVTRARQHLTLSWALSRAPGGRASRRPSRFLNGLRPGSAAPGGRAGAQAEGGARKRGRRGPVLCRVCGRTLTEAGDIKLMRCGDCPSDMDEGLYERLREWRAGQSKLQGLPAYCVFTDKTLMAIAEAAPSEAGELSMISGVGGRKLERYGTDVLAICAGQEPVGEDSDDA, from the coding sequence GTGACAGCAGCAACGCACTCCTCATCCGTACCGGCCGGCGGCGGCGCGCCCGACGTCGACGCCGACGCCGTGCTCCAGGGCCTCGACCCTGAGCAGCGCGAGGTCGCCACGACCCTGCGCGGCCCGGTGTGCGTGCTGGCGGGCGCCGGCACCGGCAAGACCCGCGCGATCACCCACCGCATCGCCTACGGCGTCCGCTCCGGCCAGCTCATGCCGGCCAGCGTGCTGGCCGTCACCTTCACCAACCGCGCCGCCGGTGAGATGCGCGGCCGGCTGCGCACCCTCGGCGCGGGCGGGGTCCAGGCGCGCACCTTCCATTCCGCCGCCCTGCGCCAGCTCCAGTACTTCTGGCCCCGCGCCGTCGGCGGGGACGTGCCCCGGCTCCTGGAGCGCAAGATCCAGTTCGTGGCCGAGGCCGGCGCGCGCTCCCGCGTCCGTCTCGACCGCAACGAGCTGCGCGATGTCACCGGCGAGATCGAGTGGGCCAAGGTCACCCAGACCGTGCCCGCCGACTACCCGGCCGCCGCCCTCAAGGCGGGCCGCGAGGCCCCCCGGGACATGGCCGAGATCGCCCAGATCTACAGCACGTACGAGCAGCTCAAGCGCGACCGCGGCATGATCGACTTCGAGGACGTGCTGCTCCTCACCGTCGGCATCCTTCAGGACCGCCACGACATCGCCGAGCAGATCCGCACCCAGTACCAGCACTTCGTGGTGGACGAGTACCAGGACGTCAGCCCGCTCCAGCAGCGGCTGCTGGAGCTGTGGCTCGGCGAGCGCGACAGCCTCTGCGTCGTCGGCGACGCCAGCCAGACCATCTACTCCTTCACCGGCGCGACCCCCGACCACCTGCTGAACTTCCGCACCCGCTACCCGCAGGCCACCGTGGTCAAGCTGGTCCGCGACTACCGCTCCACCCCCCAGGTGGTCCACCTCGCCAACGGCCTGCTGAACCAGGCCAGGGGCCGGGCCGCCGAGCACCGCCTCGAGCTGGTCTCCCAGCGCGAGGCCGGCCCCGACCCGGTCTACGCCGAGTACCCCGACGAGCCCACCGAAGCGGAGGGCGTGGCCCGCCGGGTCAGGGACCTGATCACGGCCGGCGTCCCGGCCGGCGAGATCGCCGTGCTCTACCGGATCAACGCCCAGTCCGAGGTCTACGAGCAGGCCCTCGCCGACGCCGGGGTCCCGTACCAGCTGCGCGGGGCCGAGCGCTTCTTCGAGCGGGCCGAAGTGCAGAAGGCGGTCCTCTCCCTGCGCGGAGCCGCCCGCTCCGCCGGCAACGATCCGCTGCTGGACGATGTCGTCGAGCTGGGCTCCCAGGTCCGGGCCGTACTCAGCTCCACCGGCTGGACCGCCGAGCCGCCGACCGGCTCCGGCGCCGTGCGCGACCAGTGGGAATCCCTGGCCGCGCTGGTCCGCCTCGCCGAGGACTTCGCCCGCGCCCGCCCCGGCGCCGGCCTGGCCGAGCTCACCGTCGAACTGGAGGAGCGCAAGGCCGCGCAGCACGCCCCGACCGTCCAGGGCGTCACCCTCGCCTCGCTGCACGCCGCGAAGGGCCTGGAGTGGGACGCCGTGTTCCTGGTCGGCCTCACCGACGGCATGATGCCGATCACGTACGCCAAGACCGACGAACAGGTCGAGGAGGAGCGCCGGCTGCTGTACGTCGGCGTCACCCGCGCACGGCAGCACCTGACCCTCTCCTGGGCCCTCTCCCGGGCTCCGGGCGGCCGGGCCTCCCGTCGCCCCAGCCGCTTCCTGAACGGCCTGCGGCCGGGCTCCGCGGCCCCGGGCGGCCGGGCGGGAGCCCAGGCCGAGGGCGGGGCCCGCAAGCGGGGCCGCCGCGGGCCGGTGCTGTGCCGGGTCTGCGGCAGGACCCTGACCGAGGCCGGGGACATCAAGCTGATGCGCTGCGGGGACTGCCCGTCGGACATGGACGAGGGCCTCTACGAGCGGCTGCGCGAGTGGCGCGCCGGCCAGTCGAAGCTCCAGGGACTGCCCGCGTACTGCGTGTTCACGGACAAAACGCTGATGGCCATCGCGGAGGCCGCGCCCTCCGAGGCCGGGGAGCTCTCGATGATCTCCGGCGTGGGTGGCCGCAAGCTCGAGCGGTACGGCACCGACGTCCTGGCCATCTGCGCAGGTCAGGAGCCTGTGGGTGAGGATTCTGACGACGCGTAG
- a CDS encoding mycoredoxin, whose product MQDTGTVTMYSTTWCGYCRRLKTQLDREGIAYNEINIELDPESAAFVEKANGGNQTVPTVLVVSPQGTEAVMTNPSLAQVKQALAV is encoded by the coding sequence ATGCAGGACACGGGCACCGTCACGATGTACAGCACCACCTGGTGCGGCTACTGCCGCCGGCTGAAGACCCAGCTGGACCGCGAAGGCATCGCGTACAACGAGATCAACATCGAGCTCGACCCCGAGTCCGCGGCGTTCGTGGAGAAGGCCAACGGCGGCAACCAGACGGTTCCCACCGTGCTGGTCGTCTCCCCCCAGGGCACCGAGGCCGTCATGACGAACCCCTCGCTCGCCCAGGTCAAGCAGGCCCTGGCCGTCTGA
- the nudC gene encoding NAD(+) diphosphatase → MEVPVSTQTERPLSLTAPSGIDRAAHHRLDEAWLAAAWSHPTTRVFVVSGGQVLIDDTPDGGTGIVMTPAFEAPVTETHRYFLGTDEDGVRYFALQKDSLPGRMDQSARPAGLREAGLLLPPRDAGLMVHAVALENWQRMHRFCSRCGERTVVAAAGHIRRCPGCGAEHYPRTDPAVIMLVTDEQDRALLGRQVHWPEGRFSTLAGFVEPGESIEQSVIREVWEEAGVRIGEVEYVASQPWPFPYSLMLGFNARAVSSEITVDGEEIQEARWFSREDLRAAIESGEVLPPSGISIAARLVELWYGQPLPKPAATV, encoded by the coding sequence TTGGAAGTACCTGTGAGCACCCAAACCGAGCGTCCTCTGTCGCTCACCGCGCCCAGCGGCATCGACCGCGCCGCGCACCACCGCCTCGACGAGGCGTGGCTCGCCGCCGCCTGGAGCCACCCGACGACCCGCGTCTTCGTCGTCTCCGGCGGCCAGGTGCTGATCGACGACACCCCCGACGGCGGGACGGGCATCGTGATGACCCCGGCCTTCGAGGCCCCGGTCACCGAGACCCACCGCTACTTCCTGGGCACGGACGAGGACGGCGTACGGTACTTCGCGCTGCAGAAGGACTCCCTGCCGGGCCGCATGGACCAGTCGGCCCGCCCGGCCGGGCTGCGCGAGGCCGGGCTGCTGCTGCCCCCGCGCGACGCCGGGCTGATGGTGCACGCGGTGGCGCTGGAGAACTGGCAGCGCATGCACCGCTTCTGCTCCCGCTGCGGCGAGCGCACCGTCGTCGCGGCCGCCGGCCACATCCGCCGCTGCCCGGGCTGCGGCGCCGAGCACTACCCGCGCACCGACCCGGCCGTGATCATGCTGGTCACGGACGAGCAGGACCGCGCCCTGCTGGGCCGCCAGGTGCACTGGCCCGAGGGCCGCTTCTCCACGCTGGCGGGCTTCGTCGAGCCGGGCGAGTCGATAGAGCAGTCGGTGATCCGCGAGGTGTGGGAGGAGGCGGGCGTCAGGATCGGCGAGGTCGAGTACGTCGCCAGCCAGCCCTGGCCCTTCCCGTACAGCCTGATGCTGGGCTTCAACGCCCGCGCCGTCAGCTCGGAGATCACGGTCGACGGCGAGGAGATCCAGGAGGCCCGCTGGTTCTCACGCGAGGACCTGCGCGCCGCGATCGAGTCCGGCGAGGTCCTGCCCCCGTCGGGCATCTCCATCGCGGCCCGCCTGGTCGAGCTCTGGTACGGCCAGCCCCTCCCCAAGCCGGCCGCGACCGTCTGA
- a CDS encoding dipeptidase, translating into MSETPDSAVRTYIETHRAAFLDDLAEWLRIPSVSAQPEHADDVRRSADWLAAKLKETGFPVTEVWQTAGAPAVFAHWPAADPAAPTVLVYGHHDVQPAALADGWHTEPFEPVVKDGRMYGRGAADDKGQVFFHTLGLRAHLAATGADAPAVHLKLLIEGEEESGSPNFRELVEARAAELAADVVIVSDTGMWSETTPTVCTGMRGVADCEISFHGPDQDIHSGAFGGAVPNPATIAARLVAALHDEDERVTIPGFYDNVTELTDTERALIAELPFDEAEWLRTAKSHAAAGEAGYSTLERVWARPTAEVNGIGGGYQGPGGKTIVPASAHLKLSFRLVSGQDPYEVEAAVRDWVAARVPAGIRHCVTFGAPTRPCLTPLDHPALQSVVRAMGRAFGQPVRFTREGGSGPAADLQDVLDAPVLFLGISVPSDGWHSPNEKVELDLLLKGVETTAYLWGDLAGTWSARTAATTTD; encoded by the coding sequence ATGAGCGAAACCCCGGACAGCGCCGTCCGCACGTACATCGAAACCCACCGCGCCGCCTTCCTCGACGACCTCGCCGAGTGGCTGCGGATCCCCTCCGTCTCGGCCCAGCCCGAGCACGCGGACGATGTACGCCGCAGCGCCGACTGGCTCGCCGCGAAGCTCAAGGAGACCGGCTTCCCCGTCACCGAGGTCTGGCAGACCGCCGGAGCCCCCGCCGTCTTCGCGCACTGGCCGGCCGCCGACCCGGCCGCCCCCACCGTCCTCGTGTACGGGCACCACGACGTCCAGCCCGCCGCCCTCGCCGACGGCTGGCACACCGAGCCCTTCGAGCCGGTCGTCAAGGACGGCCGGATGTACGGCCGCGGCGCGGCCGACGACAAGGGCCAGGTGTTCTTCCACACCCTGGGCCTGCGCGCCCACCTCGCCGCGACCGGCGCCGACGCCCCCGCGGTGCACCTCAAGCTGCTGATCGAGGGCGAGGAGGAGTCGGGCTCCCCGAACTTCCGCGAGCTCGTCGAGGCCCGCGCCGCCGAGCTCGCCGCCGATGTCGTGATCGTCTCCGACACCGGCATGTGGTCCGAGACCACCCCCACCGTCTGCACCGGCATGCGCGGGGTCGCCGACTGCGAGATCAGCTTCCACGGACCCGACCAGGACATCCATTCGGGTGCCTTCGGCGGGGCCGTGCCGAACCCGGCGACCATCGCGGCCCGCCTCGTCGCGGCCCTGCACGACGAGGACGAGCGGGTCACGATCCCGGGCTTCTACGACAACGTCACCGAGCTCACCGACACCGAGCGCGCGCTGATCGCCGAGCTGCCCTTCGACGAGGCCGAGTGGCTGCGTACGGCCAAGTCCCACGCGGCCGCGGGCGAGGCCGGCTACTCCACCCTGGAGCGGGTCTGGGCCCGTCCGACCGCCGAGGTCAACGGCATCGGCGGCGGCTACCAGGGCCCCGGCGGCAAGACCATCGTGCCCGCCTCCGCGCACCTGAAGCTGTCGTTCCGCCTGGTGTCGGGGCAGGACCCGTACGAGGTCGAGGCGGCCGTCCGGGACTGGGTCGCGGCCCGCGTCCCCGCCGGGATCCGGCACTGCGTCACCTTCGGGGCCCCCACCCGGCCCTGCCTCACCCCGCTGGACCACCCGGCGCTGCAGTCCGTCGTGCGCGCCATGGGCCGCGCCTTCGGGCAGCCGGTCCGCTTCACCCGCGAAGGCGGCTCGGGTCCGGCGGCCGACCTCCAGGACGTCCTGGACGCGCCGGTCCTGTTCCTGGGGATCTCGGTACCCTCCGACGGCTGGCACTCGCCGAACGAGAAGGTCGAGCTCGACCTGCTCCTCAAGGGCGTGGAGACCACCGCCTACCTGTGGGGCGACCTCGCCGGGACCTGGTCCGCGCGGACCGCCGCCACCACCACCGACTGA